The following DNA comes from Excalfactoria chinensis isolate bCotChi1 chromosome 5, bCotChi1.hap2, whole genome shotgun sequence.
TCCAAATAATTCATCGCCAAGGGGAAAACTTCCTCTTCGCACTTCTGCTCCTCGCAGACCTGCGGGAAGGACGGAGGTCGTTGAACAACAAATTCGGCATCGGCGCAGAGCGACCCGTCCCTCCCCCACTCGGGCCGTGCGGGGCGAGGTTGcggaggggggggtggggggggggggaagagggaaaCGCGGCCGGGAAACGGGGGACAACGGAGGTGCgaaggaaaatgaaagtcaCGGGGGCCAAGCGGGGGAAACGCGGCGTTCGAAAGATTCgtggggaggaaaggggggCCAGCGCGGAGGAGCTCGTCGTCCCCGGCGCAGCGGCCCCCAGAACGAACGActaaaaaagcacagaaacgGGAAAGCGCAGGAAAAAGCGGGGGCAGCGGACGGGggaagaaagggggggggggggggaagagtgGGGGGCCGGGCTGCCCCCGGGCTCTGCCGTTCCGCCCTCACTCTGCCCCCCGTTCGCTGCGGTGCCGCGATCCTCGCTCCGTTTGAGACACAAAGGTGGCGTCCAGCCGCATTTCCCCAGACGTCAtcttttcaaaaaatatttaaaaatatttaaaaaatccgCCGGGCTCCGGAAAAAAGCTGAAAACGAAGCGCCGGGGGTCCTTTACCGAACCCCGTAGCCGGGGTCCGCCGGGGGGGTCCCGGGGAGGCGCCCCGAAGTGGAATTCCCCTCGTCCCTCTCCCGCCCGCGGCGCGGCCGGGCGCGACGTTTCCCAAAGCGAGGCACGGCGCCGCTctttcaaaaattaattaaaaatagatcGCGGGCGTCCGGCGTTTCGGAAACGGCACGAAAACGTAGCCCGGCTCTCGGGGAGCCCGCCGGGGACACCCCTAAACGCGTCCCGCTCGGCCCGAGGCCCTTTCCGAGCCGCTTTTCCCAAGCGACCTTGCAGATCGCCGCCCGGCACAAGCGCGCCTTTGAGGGGTGACCGCAGCCCGAGCTCTCTTCGAGCCGAACAAAGAAACTTTCACCCCGCGGCTCCCCCCCGGCAGCGCGGAGCCCCCCGGCCGTGCCCTGCCCGCCGCCCCAGCGGGGTCCCCGGTTAccccccccggccccggccccgccgcaccccctccccccccccccccttggcGCGCTCCCCGAgactttctaattttctcccgATTAATAAACGCTTTTGCTTTGcaataaaagaacaaagatgGCGCGTAATACTGGCACGGGCAGCGCTTGCATACGTGTACAAggatattaatttaaaataaaatccccGAAAAATATTCGGCAGCCTCTCCCGACGGCCCCGAGccccgggggctgcggggcccggggcgggcggcagcggggcgggcggcgaTACGGCTGTACCCGGCGCACCTGGCTCGGGGACGGCGGGCCCGACGGGTGGCACTGCCGGATCCCGGCTCCGCACCGCGTGCGGCCGCCGGGGGTGCCGCCgccgggcgcggggccgccgcgCCGTCCGTCCGCCCGCCCGCGCTGTCCCGCGGCCGCCGCACCGCGTGCCGCAGCGGAGCCCCGTGCGAGAGGGGGGCGAGGGCAGAGCCGGCGCGGAGGGAGCCCCGCAGCATACACACCTCCAGCATCCAAGTGGCGACTATTTTCCTCATATATGGCAAGATTTCCTTCTGCACGCACTTGAAGTAGGACACCGAGGGCGAGCAGGTCTCCTCCGCCTTCAGCATGGTCTGCAGCACCCTGTCATTGAGCAGGTTGGCGTCCAGGTAGGCTCGTCGGATGGTCTCCACCtcgcagcacagcagctgatgtTCCATGTCTGCCTCCTTCGTCTCGAGTCAGTTCCTCAAGGACTGAGTCAGTCTCTCGCTcgctctctctcttccccttccagGAGTCCcttggatgctgctgctgctactgccGCTACAGCCCTCTGGAGGCTGAAAAACTTTCTAACTTCCAACAAAACTCTCCTGTATAGTCCCTGTGACGTTACTGTTGTTAAGCAGAGATCAAAGCACGAGAGAgaatgagaaagagagagagagagagccaaAAGCGAGGGGCAGAGCCCTAAAGCCATCCCATAGGCTTCAAGTCCTTCCCCTTTGCTCGGCTTATAGAGCGCAGGGGTTTCATGCAGATGCAAATGAGACGAAGGCTCGCTTTCTTCAAGGGCAGGGGAGAGGTGGGGGAAACCCAAATTGTCTCCTCGGTGCCTCGTGCATAATTTTCAAAACGGAGAGAGTCGTGCGGTGGGAGCCGAGCGATGAATGGGGCCGGGCCACACACAGGCACGGGGTGCACGCCGCACAGGGGAGCGCTCGGCCTTGTTTTACGGGGGGCGCGGGGAAGGGAACGCGGCACCACGCGCCGTGCCCGGCGCTACCTGCGGGCCGCGATCCGAGCCGGGCACGAGGCCTCGCGGCCGAGCCCACCGAGGGGACAGCTCTCTCCCATTTCCTCCTTCCTattcttgttttttctcctccagccccaccGACTTCGCCGCAGGCCGCAACTTTAAAGTTGTAACCCGGCGTCGGGGTCCCTCcgttctgctgcttcttccttcccctgcaCCTCTCCCTCCGACGGGAGCGGAGCGGCTCCTGCCTACCGCCCCGTGTGCGGAGTCGCCCGGAGACTAAAGCTACGCCGAGCACAAAATGGTGGCCGGGCCCACCGGAGGCCCACGTGGGTGCCGGCCCGGCCGTCTGGGGCTGCGCCTACCTGGAAGCGCTCCGCTCCGTCCCCGACGGAGAGCCTCCTCCGAGCATCTCCGGGCCAGGACGAAGCCTGGGGCCCACGGGAGGATGCTGCAACGAGGGCTGGCGGGAGGAGCGGCCGGCTGGGGCCCAGGCTCCGTGCTGGTTTTACGGGTAGCCAGGCCACGGCCTCGCGGCCGTCGTGGGCACGCTGTAGAGCCACGTGGTATTTCTGCGGCGTGAGCGGCGCCGGAGCCGTGGGGCGCGCCGGTATGCGGCTGTGCGCCCACCGCGTCTGCTCGCTGCCCGCACGCTCCGGCAGCGCTGTGCCGCCCGCCCGCCTCCGTCTCACCCCAGCCGAGGGCCGCCATCGGCTCCCCGCACGCAGCGGGGCCGCAGGGCGTCATGGTGTGAAACCGCCCCGCGCCCTTCCGTCGGGCAGCACGCGACACACGTGCTACCGCGCTCACAGCCCACGTCGGCCGGAGACCGGTGACGTTTCTAAGGCACAACCCGGCCTGCTCGCTGCAGACCCGCGGGGACGCCGCCGAACGAACGCTCCCGCGGCCCCACGGCACGCCGCTCGGGGCGAGGAACCGCTCGAGGCCGCGGGCCGCCCCGTCCGGCCCGGGCAGCGCCGCTCCCCACGTGCGCTCGGTCGGGCCGCTTCCGCGCCGGCCGCCCCCTCCCGCTCCGCGTTCCCGCGGCGCCCGGCGGGGCGCGGGGTTCGGGGCGGGCGGTGCCGCCGGCAGGGAGCGGCGCTGGCGCGGGGCCCGGGGGAGCCCCCGGCTCGGGGCGGCGCGGCCGCAGGAAGCGCCCATTAGCATGAGCCAATGGAGGCGCCGGGCTGTTACCGGGCGGGCCGGGCAGATCTCGCCGCCCGGTCCCGCCGACACAAAGGGGACTGGTCGAAAGGGCGAGCGCCGCGGGGGCTCCGATCCCCTCTCCGGGGCGGCTCGACGGCTCGGCTCCGCCCCCGCCGCGCATCTGCCCGTGCCGGGCCCGCCCCGCCGCTACCTGCCCGCCGCCCCAGCGCGGCGGTGCGCGGACGGAGCGGCCGGCGGTTAGCGGTCCCCGGCAGCACTAACGGTCGTGGCTCCGCGCGGAGCCGCGCGCGCTGAACGGCCGCGGCGCGCCCCGCCGCCCACGGGCCGCGATCCGCTTCctgcccgcccgccccgcggcgCCCGCGGCCGGGaccgccgctccgctccggcACTTTCTCATGACGTCAGCCGGGCCGCGCTCGCCGCCCCCGCTGACAAAGGGAAGTggggcccggccccgccgcgggAGCGCGCATTCCTCGCGTGCCGCCGGGCCTCGGGGCCGCGCGCGGCACGGCCGCGTGCCACGAGGCGGCTCGGTGGCGTGGCGGACGGCAGCTCGCGGCCCGCGCCGCTCCTCCGGCCCCAGAAGAGCAGGCGGCTGCGGGCCGGAAGGGCGTGCGGGGGCTGTCGGTCGGTGCCACCGAGCCGTGGGGCTGCGCCGTGGCGGGGGTCCGCACCTGGCCCCGCGCGTTGGCTCCGGGCGTCGGTGTGCGCATCCCCGGCCTGACGGCACCCCGCGCCCAGCCGGTGCGGCACGGCCCTCCCAGCTGACGCCGGTAGGCCGGCTTAGGGAAGCTCGGCTACCGAACGGGGGTGGCAGAGTGACACGAGGGCCGGAGGGACCCACCGCAGTGGGCTCGCATCTGTCGGGCCCCGTGCGGACAGATGTATCGCGCTGCAAAGCTGCGGTGTGCCGTGCAGCTCAGTTTGGTTATAAACGAGCACGGAATAGCGTAAATGTGGAGACGGGTGATTTTAGAGTTCCATCTCCGTGTACTCTTTATGGCCTGCAAGAGTGCGCTATGTGAGCAGACAGATAGCTGCCTCGTCCCCTGTGGTTGGTTCTCACCTGTGCTAGGGCAGCAGAGAATGCGAGGTATGATAATAGCCTCCTATTAAACTCAATTGAATTTCTTTTGTCGGctaattttcatttgtatttacaTCGTTTACTAAATTGCGCAGACTTGCAACCTTGAACTCTGGGTGCCGCTTCTTGGGGGAAAAAGACAAAGATGTATTAACACCTTTGTTAACGGGTATTACATTTAAGATGGATTAAAGCAAGAAGCCCGAATAAAACATGACTGTCTGCTTTGATTAACAGCTAAATCAGAGATGCTTTGTTTCCAAAGAATAAGGTTCTCTGTGGTACTGGCATTGCCTTGGCCTAGCAGGAACCTGGAGTCTACTGTTCACTGTGCTGTGGGGTCCCCAATCTCCCAGGAAAGGGTaaggctgtgccagcaggtCATGCCTCCATCCACTTGATGACAACAGGGAGAATATTTGGCACGCTACTAGAAACTAACCCTGGGATCCCCTAGCGATGGTCACACTGGGCTATGAAGACACATGGATGGATGCAGGGAGGTTGGAATCCTCTGACAGGTTGTCTCTGTTAAGTGGTAGGACATACAAAAGCAAGACTTCAAACACTCCAAGGgaaacaaagacacaaaaaggTACTTAGTTCCAACCTGAAATACTGAGTCATCTAGGCACAAGTTTGTGCTGAGTGCCTTGTACCATGACACCAGTGCTAATTGCAGCAGGTCTTGAAACATGCAGGCTATTTCCCagcagggaaggggaggatCTGGGAAAGGGGAATGGCTACATTTTTGTTCAAAAGCCCTCACCTTATCTCTCCTCTCCAAAATCCCTGTATGGTTAAGAGCATGTTTAGTCCAGCACCCAAGCATTTCATCAAATCCCAGCTTTGGTTTTGAATTCAGACTGGGGCTGGAGCCATTTACTGAAGCTGAATTGCAGCAATACAGCAGCATAACAACAGTAAAACTGTCTCGAGAAATACCAAGaatgttttttcctgcttctggaGCAACCCAATGATGTAATACAATAGTTTTTAGTGGTGAAAATGGGGCTGGATTTCGGACAATTTAGAAGCTCATTCAATAAAAGATTGAAGCACATGCTTAAGTCAAAACATATAAGTACAGCCAGAATTACTTATgtgctcagaaataaaatacacattgcTGAGCTGGAGCCTAAGGGTGCAGTTTGAAGTTAAGGCTAAACTAATCTAGAGGTGTTGGTGTTCCTGGAAGTGTTTGGTCCTCTCCTGGCTTTCTTCCCTGCAATGGCTTGTGCTGCAGTGAGACAAATGCTATTGGTACAACATCAAATTGGAAGCAACACTGGTTGCTTCCCCAGCAACATGAAGAAGTATTAATAGAAGAAGTCTCCTGTTCATACTGAGAGTCAGTGGAGAAGCACTGGAGTCAATTTCTGCACTAACGTGAGGTCCATGATGGATTTCATGAGCTAGAGAATGAATTAAGGGGAACGAGTATTTTCATTAGGTTTAATATGTTGTGCCCGTCAGATTTGCAGTCACTCATCAACAGTCCAGCTTTTGGCACATGGCCTCATTTATCCTT
Coding sequences within:
- the LOC140253318 gene encoding uncharacterized protein — translated: MGASCGRAAPSRGLPRAPRQRRSLPAAPPAPNPAPRRAPRERGAGGGGRRGSGPTERTWGAALPGPDGAARGLERFLAPSGVPWGRGSVRSAASPRVCSEQAGLCLRNVTGLRPTWAVSAVARVSRAARRKGAGRFHTMTPCGPAACGEPMAALGWGETEAGGRHSAAGACGQRADAVGAQPHTGAPHGSGAAHAAEIPRGSTACPRRPRGRGLATRKTSTEPGPQPAAPPASPRCSILPWAPGFVLARRCSEEALRRGRSGALPGTIQESFVGS